One genomic segment of Cryptococcus neoformans var. neoformans JEC21 chromosome 8 sequence includes these proteins:
- a CDS encoding 1-pyrroline-5-carboxylate dehydrogenase, putative — protein MTSQLATFKVPVIDNEPMRNYPPNSAERAGLQAAVDKMLAASPVEIPCIINGEEVKTGDIQAQPMPHDHSKNICTYHAATPEVVQKAIDGALATRQTWEEMPWADKAAVFLKTADLISGKYRYELMAATMLGQGKNAWQAEIDAAAELCDFLRFSVKYVEELYQQQPPRNSTGVWNRVEYRPLEGFILAVTPFNFTAIGGNLVGAPVIVGNVCIWKPSPMATYSNYIVHKIFLEAGLPPSVIQFVPGNPPEVVKQCIDHKEFAGLHFTGSTHIFRKLWKDIAQNLDIYRGYPRIVGETGGKNFHLYHPSADIKSGVVQAIRAAFEYSGQKCSALSRCYVPASLWKNGFKDTLIAETEKIKTGPCTAWENFAGPVIGKPAFDKISGIIEQAKKEGDEVIAGGSYDDSKGYFIKPTVIVTKDPKSLTMTTEIFGPVLTVYVYEDAEFDNMPALIDSTTEYALTGSVFAKERSVLASASHKLRNSAGNFYINDKSTGAVVGQQPFGGARASGTNDKSGSMAIFSRFVSMRSIKENFVAPEDYLYPSNFL, from the exons ATGACTTCCCAACTCGCCACTTTCAAGGTCCCCGTTATCGACAATGAGCCCATG AGGAACTACCCTCCCAACTCTGCTGAGAGGGCTGGTCTCCAAGCCGCTGTGGACAAGATGCTCGCCGCCAGCCCCGTCGAAATCCCTTGTATCATCAACGGTGAGGAG GTCAAGACTGGCGATATCCAGGCCCAGCCTATGCCCCATGACCACTCCAAGAACATCTGTACTTACCACGCCGCTACCCCTGAAGTTGTCCAGAAGGCCATTGATGGTGCCCTTGCCACCAGACAAACTTGGGAGGAGATGCCCTGGGCGGACAAGGCTGCCGTCTTCCTCAAAACTGCTGACTTAATCTCTGGCAAGTACAGGTACGAGCTTATGGCCGCTACCATGCTTGGTCAGGGTAAGAACGCTTGGCAGGCCGAAATCGACGCTGCCGCAGAGCTCTGTGACTTCTTGAGGTTCTCTGTGAAATACGTTGAGGAGCTTTACCAGCAACAGCCCCCCAGGAACTCTACCGGTGTTTGGAA CCGGGTTGAGTACCGACCTCTCGAAGGTTTCATCCTTGCCGTCACCCCCTTCAACTTCACTGCTATCGGTGGTAACCTCGTTGGCGCTCCTGTCATTGTCGGCAACGTCTGTATCTGGAAGCCCTCTCCTATGGCCACCTACTCCAATTACATTGTTCATAAGATCTTCCTTGAGGCCggtcttcctccttccgtTATTCAATTCGTCCCTGGAAACCCCCCTGAGGTTGTCAAGCAGTGTATTGATCACAAGGAGTTTGCTGGTCTCCACTTCACTGGTTCCACCCACATATTCCGAAAGCTCTGGAAGGACATTGCCCAAAACCTCGACATCTACAGGGGCTACCCCCGAATTGTAGGTGAAACTGGTGGTAAGAACTTCCATCTCTATCACCCCTCTGCCGACATCAAGTCTGGTGTTGTTCAGGCTATCCGAGCTGCTTTCGAGTACTCTGGCCAGAAGTGTTCTGCTCTTTCTAGGTGCTATGTTCCCGCTTCTCTCTGGAAGAACGGTTTCAAGGACACTTTGATCGCTGAGACCGAGAAAATCAAGACTGGCCCTTGCACCGCGTGGGAGAACTTTGCTGGTCCTGTCATTGGCAAGCCCGCTTTCGACAAGATCTCTGGTATCATCGAGCAGGCtaagaaggagggtgatgaAGTGATTGCTGGTGGTTCTT ACGACGACTCTAAGGGTTACTTCATCAAGCCCACGGTCATCGTTACCAAGGACCCCAAGTCCCTCACTATGACCACCGAGATCTTCGGTCCCGTTCTCACC GTCTACGTCTACGAGGACGCCGAGTTCGACAACATGCCTGCTCTCATTGATAGCACTACCGAGTATGCCCTCACTGGTTCTGTTTTCGCTAAGGAACGGTCCGTtcttgcttctgcttcccaCAAGCTCCGAAACTCTGCTGGTAACTTCTACATCAACGACAAATCTACTGGTGCCGTTGTCGGTCAACAACCTTTCGGTGGTGCCCGAGCTTCCGGTACCAACGACAAGTCTGGTTCCATGGCTATCTTCAGCCGATTCGTCTCCATGAGGTCTATCAAGGAAAACTTCGTTGCTCCTGAGGACTACCTTTATCCTTCCAACTTCCTTTAA
- a CDS encoding expressed protein, whose product MSVVPKCDETGCTDNAIKVNSRCRFCKLSFCWSHFENETSHPCLTASHPETNRDGFEFEKEPEVSEILRYLDVHAIKHEVESIFPGHICNYVGKPQIWQELPRLCGNYNYHIVLGFADGQRWAMRIRLKQKKYLPPQALTASLESEIATARALEDAGCAVPRTWERPKDSQLSKSLAYFYQEFVPQGDCTIYTLWTEPFNQQTKIFIRNYAKFMIGLEKVHFNQMGSLTLTEDGDVTVGPFIEKRTTIDNPPYFLGPFRTAKEAYLAIIDVRLQQTLNRSRYKPSRELLHYLVLLEVRSLVSNCAELDKGPWYVRHNEDDTNCIRVTSGGAITGIIDWKWATLTSKGGAFAAPFCFPDDKYSEGLNALGVRELALIEAYRDLGRPELADLVRTGRKYHRLFDVLFRECVTLTTLNALRRAFLGLPDGKQGLPQTLKEWIQVAKQNYSTDEHLETMLARSEEFVKNSNQSAMYSEHWGLK is encoded by the exons ATGTCGGTGGTGCCCAAGTGCGACGAGACTGGCTGCACCGACAACGCCATCAAGGTGAACAGCCGTTGCCGTTTCTGCAAACTGAGCTTTTGCTGGTCCCATTTTGAGAACGAGACTTCTCATCCCTGTTTGACCGCGTCGCACCCCGAAACAAATAGGGACGGGTTCGAATTCGAGAAGGAACCCGAG GTGTCTGAAATCTTGCGGTACCTCGATGTCCACGCTATCAAACACGAAGTCGAGTCTATATTTCCTGGGCACATTTGCAACTATGTTGGCAAACCTCAAATATGGCAGGAGCTTCCACGTCTGTGTGGAAATTACAATTATCATATCGTTTTGGGCTTTGCAGATGGGCAACGGTGGGCTATGCGGATACGGTTAAAGCAGAAAAAATACCTGCCCCCTCAGGCGCTGACGGCCAGCTTGGAGAGCGAGATTGCTACAGCCCGGGCATTAGAGGACGCAGGTTGTGCGGTACCGAGAACATGGGAAAGACCTAAAGATAGTCAAT TATCCAAGTCCTTGGCATATTTCTATCAAGAATTCGTTCCTCAAGGTGACTGTACCATATATACACTGTGGACAGAACCATTTAACCAACAAACCAAGATCTTCATTCGAAATTATGCCAAATTCATGATTGGCCTCGAAAAAGTCCACTTCAACCAAATGGGCTCTCTCACCCTCACTGAAGACGGCGACGTTACTGTGGGACCCTTCATCGAAAAGCGGACAACAATTGACAATCCTCCTTATTTCCTCGGCCCGTTCCGTACTGCCAAAGAAGCTTATCTTGCTATCATTGACGTAAGACTACAGCAAACGCTAAATAGGTCTCGTTACAAACCTTCAAGAGAACTGTTACATTACTTGGTATTATTAGAAGTACGGTCGTTGGTCAGTAATTGTGCCGAGCTGGACAAGGGTCCGTGGTATGTTCGCCATAATGAGGATGACACAAACTGCATACGGGTGACAAGTGGTGGGGCAATCACTGGGATCATTGACTGGAAATG GGCTACCCTCACGTCCAAAGGCGGTGCATTCGCTGCCCCATTCTGCTTTCCTGACGACAAGTACTCTGAAGGCCTAAACGCCCTCGGTGTCCGCGAGCTCGCCCTGATTGAAGCTTATAGAGATCTAGGCCGACCCGAGTTGGCTGATCTCGTTCGAACAGGTCGAAAATACCACCGCCTATTCGACGTCCTCTTCCGCGAATGCGTAACCCTCACAACGCTCAACGCTCTCCGTCGAGCGTTCCTTGGGCTGCCTGATGGGAAACAAGGGTTACCACAGACTTTGAAAGAGTGGATACAGGTTGCGAAGCAGAATTATAGCACGGATGAGCATCTTGAGACGATGCTCGCGAGGAGCGAAGAGTTTGTGAAGAACAGCAATCAGTCCGCGATGTACAGTGAGCATTGGGGCTTGAAGTAG